CGTACGTATACGAACCAACAATCATTACTCCTAACTACAAAGTTGAAATTAAACGCAAATAATTACAAACAAGTAAAGCGTAGGAGAGATTCCGTAATCGAACGGCTCTgtaaaagaagggaaaaaaaaaaggacaacGAAGATCATAGCTGAGCGGGGACGACCGTGCGAATTTTGTAAAGAGATTTCTAAACAGATTGGCCACAGTGCCAAAGTCATCACTGTGAGTAAACACAACATTGTCCACAACGCAATAACAACAACGAAAGTTCGCCGACGTTTCCTTGAACCTTCTCTTCCTAAAATCCAATTCCCTCGCTTTTCACTTTACTcctcctctctttttctttttcaaaaaggaaaaaaaaaaaggagagagaaatTTTATTCTCTTCTTTTTTGGGTGGATAAAAATCGAATCACCTTTGAAGAGAAAGAGAAGTGTTTTTCGAGTTTGGGGTTGTGTTTTTTTGAGAAATGCAAAGTTCAAAATAAGCTAGGAGAAGtgggaaaagaaagagagagagagaagtttTGCTGTGTTAGTAGTTTCTGGGCAACCAAACAGGGCTGAGTTTGAAAAAAAATGCAAATGAAGTATATGGCGAGAGAGAAGAGAGGTTTAGATTCGAGTTCTGGTGATGAAGGGCCTGACAGGAAACGACCTGCTCTTGCTAGGTCTCTTCACTCTCCTCTTTtctcaaatcaaacattttgttgattttgtattatatttatttattttgggtgcAATGCGGTTAATGTAAGGATACAGTTTTAATTGAATTCCGAATTCAGTGAATTGAATCTGAAACATGCTATGCATTAAATGGTTTACTTTAGATTCTGTTAGACGTTATTGGAATTTGGCATagccaatatatatatttagacaAAAACTCTTAAACAGCTTTCTCAGGGAATAAAATCTATtcttttaaaagaataattttgGATTATTCtggtttaattatatataaaatataaagagcATGGAGACCATAGTTGTGTTGTTTTATTACGAGCCAAATGAAAAATGGGGCATGGGTGTTAGTGCCAGTTGCAGTGTTTTGACTGACCGAGCTtagtaaaaccataaaaaaaaaaaacctgtcTTTCTTGCCTCGACTTTGTTTTTGTAAGATATATGAAAAACGAGCAACTTTACTACTGAGGAATCAAGATTTGATGTATAGTTTTAAATGGTGTTTGGGTTCATCCTTGTGTCAAACTGCTGCTAGTTTTTTTGGTAACATAAAGCTTTAACATTGATGCAGTGTGATTGTTGAAGCACTGAAGGTGGATAGTCTGCAGAAACTTTGCTCATCATTGGAGCCTATTCTTCGGAGAGTTGTAAGATTCTGTTTTTATTCTTCTCTTTTGATCTTCTTTCCATATTCTCATTTTGAAGCTGATGTTCTATAAACTCAAACACTTGTGGTCTGGGTAATATGAACAGGTCAGTGAAGAAGTGGAACGTGCTTTAGCAAAGCTGGGCTCTGCCAAGCTTTCGGCTAAGTATGgaattccttttttttcttttttggttctaaaattgtaataataataCAAGAAGAAAATGGTTTcaatacttttggaaaactttCTTTTTAATCATTTCTCTATCtcccaataaaattttattgcAAAAATAATCAGGTTTGGAATTACACTTACATTGTACTAGCGCATTTGGTTTTTCTTTCACTTATGTGCCCCATTACTGTTCATCTAATCACAACATTATTGTCTATTATAATACCGTTGGTTGCATTCATTCTCATTTATTTGGCTTCAAATTTCATCTCTTCTTCTCTTGATTATTCGGAAATCTGATGACTGTTGCTTCTACTGATGCAGTTTTTCCCCGCTTTGTTCCAATTAATGTGTTTTCCTGTTACCATTAAGAGTATTTTTGTGAGGAGTTTTTGATGATTCTGCATTTTGTTTTCGTACTCACAATGGTTTAGAAAATGCAGGTCTTCTCCTAAGTGGATAGAAGGACCTGATGGAAGAAATTTGCAGCTGCACTTTAGATCCAGGTTGTCCCTTCCTCTGTTTACAGGAGGGAAGGTCGAAGGGGAGCAAGGTACCGCTATCCATATCGTCCTGGTCGATGCAAACACCGGTCATGTCGTAACATGCGGTCCCGAATCCGTAGCCAAGCTTGATGTCTTCGTGCTCGAGGGTGATTTTAACAATGAAGATGATGATAACTGGACTGAAGAAGAATTTGACAGTCATATCGTCAAGGAGCGTGAAGGGAAGAGGCCACTACTAACTGGAGATCTGCAAGTAATGCTCAAGGATGGTGTAGGAACACTAGGGGAGTTGACATTTACTGACAACTCGAGCTGGATTAGGAGCAGGAAATTCAGGCTGGGGCTAAAGGTTGCCCCTGGTTGTTGTGATGGTATCCGTATTCGTGAAGCGAAAACAGAAGCCTTCACCGTTAAGGATCACCGAGGAGAATGTGAGTGttcttaaatttggttataaaacCAAGCATCCGTATTTGTGCAGTGAAACAGACTTAAAAGCCAGTAAACCATTgtctattttcttttcctttttgttttcacTTAACAGTATATAAGAAACACTATCCACCTGCGTTACACGATGAAGTGTGGAGATTAGAGAAGATTGGCAAAGATGGGTCGTTTCACAAGCGGCTCAATAAAGCTGGGATCTTTACAGTTGAAGACTTTCTACGACTTGTGATTAGGGACTCACAAAGGCTGAGAAATGTAAGGCTTCTTTGTCTCATCCTCTAATCTCAATCATATTttaattcttcttcttcttcttcttcttcttcttcttcttcttcttcttctttctgtAACTAAATTTTTACCCATTTCTTGTAGATTCTTGGAAGTGGAATGTCTAATAAGATGTGGGATGTTCTGGTGGAGCATGCAAAAACTTGTGTTCTAAGTGGGAAACTTTATGTTTATTACCCTGATGATGTGAGGAGTGTTGGCATAGTCTTTAACAGCATCCACGAGTTGAGTGGCCTAATTGCTAATGGACAATTTTATGCAGCTGATTCTCTTGCAGACAACCAGAAGGTAAATATATACTTGCATTCATCTTCAAACCGGTTTAGGCTACAGAAGAAAATGGAACATTATCTACTACTCCAATTTTTCCTATATGATAATTAATTGAAATGGCTTTGTTTTTGGCTTCTTGCAGGTTTACGTGGATGCTTTGGTGAAGAAAGCATATGAAAATTGGATGCATGTTATAGAGTATGATAGTAAATCTCTGCTAGGGTCTAAGGAAGATGACAGTGCAGGTCCTTCACAAGCCAATGTTCCAATGGATCCACAAGGTTATCCAATTTCAATCAACCAGCAACACACTCTACCAACCCTGTCAGTCCCAGTTCCTTCAGAGCAGCCTCCTATAGATTCTAGTCTAAATGTTGGAGGTAATGAAATTTTCACTTTTTATGTGCTGTCTGCTTTTCAGCTTGTCAGACTGTTATATATTAAGTTTGTCTTACTGTGTTGTTTGTCTCCCTAGGTTATGATGATAGTATGGCGGCAAGAATGTCAATGCAATCACAAAATGTGCATCTTCATGCTCAGAATCAGTTCAGTGGCTCTTCATTCGCTCTACAAAATCCTTTGGTCAGTGGTTCACACCAGGTCCAGGTTCCAGGACATGACAATGACCCAGCTCTTGGTCCATGTCAATCGTCCATGCCAGGTTTCCATGAGGGCGGGACATCACACATTCCTACTTACAAGGGAATCGATGATTTCTTCTCAGAGGAGGAGATTAAAATGAGAAGCaatgaaatgcttgataatgaagACATGCAGCATTTGCTTCGTATCTTTAACATGGGAAGCCATTGCCATGCtactcctcctcctcctcccttTAACGCTATTGAAGATACTCATCCGTATCCCTCAACATATATGCCCACCCCATCCCTGGCTTACGGTTTCGATAATGATGCTTCACGTTCATCAGGCAAAGCCGTAGTGGGATGGCTCAAGCTTAAGGCAGCTCTGAGATGGGGCATCTTCATTAGGAAAAAGGCTGCTGAAAGACGAGCACACCTCATCGAGTTAGATGATTCGTAGATTATATCTATAGCCTCCCAAGTCCAACCAGAGCAAGAAGGACACAAAAGACATTTAGGTTTGTTGGCAGGATCTGGCTGCCATCTATGAACTATTCCTGTTTGTACATTTCTTGTCTGTACAGTATGCTTCCATCCTAAACTAGGAAGGTCACAATCCGGGTGGAGGCTAGAAATGTTAGCGGATGTAACAGATGCATGTTACTAGTCTAAGACATATAGATGACCAACATCTATTGTATTATGTTGAGGTCTAACGAAATAAAAACAAAGGCAACGTTTATTTGTGGTAGTGATAACATTGCCTGCGCAAAATCTCACTGCTGTATAAATTAATGGgactatgtttttttatttacccTGCAATGGCGGTTCATAAAAGGGACCAAAAAGAAAAGGAGTGATATTCGTTGTGGCAATTATGGAATTTTATAGGGTTAAACACGTTATCCACGAGTGCATGGATTACTACAGACCAATAATTGCGAGTGAAATGTTATAATTCGAGGATTGAGGAACGTGGACGTGGGAAGACGTTTAAACTTTAAAGAGAGTGAGTCCAAGTATAGTTGAGAACATGATGTGCGGATCTGGTCCCCAGCAGGACAGGAGATTCCGACTCACCCTTTCATGTCTTTTCATTAGTAGTTTTCAATGGATATCGTCGCCTCTGCCAGTATCCCGTCGCTCTCTTGTTTTCTTCTGCCGTATGCAAAACAGTAAGGACTCGTGTATGGTTTGATGAAACGACATGGAAGTCTACGGCAGGTTTTGCTACCCATTTTACTTTGATGAAAATCTATTCCTTTGTTTCTCAGTCCTACGCATTTTACTTTttgttaatagatttttttatatctattaaCAGGGGTGAAAGTAAATAAATTTGGATTctgggttaattttttttaaaataaaatgtttataaaaattcatataaactaATATGTTCTTTCTCTACATCATTGATAgactttatttaaaaatattttttcatgtaaaatgtttaaaacaaataaatctaAGTCTTTAAATACAAAAAGGTTTTCACCAAGCCAATAtacaattagaatttttttttcacaaaaacaaaaatcactttGCTTTTTGGTGTAAGAATACAATATTTCAAGCACAAGATTCACAATAATCACACTAGCAAcaacaatttttaaataaaaatgtttaatttctaatcaatattaaaaaaaattcaagattataaatacaattatttcaaatatatatgaataCAATCAATGCTAATTCCTTCAAGGATTTGTATTAATCAGCCTCTAAAAATTATTATTCACTCACGATGCTAGTAATCTCATGAAAAATCAATATCCCAAAATGATTCACTAAATGAAAAATTAGATCTTGCAAAAATAATTCCTAATTTATCATAAGAAAAGCTAGAATCTTACTTTTTTAGATATTAATCAATAAGgcatgaaaagaaaaattaagaaagAATTGTTACTAAGTTAGAGAGACCTTGAAAATTTGAACATCTATTAGAGAGAGCTAGagaataaaagaaatttatttatttttatataaaataattccttttcaaaaattttggtgg
The genomic region above belongs to Gossypium hirsutum isolate 1008001.06 chromosome D05, Gossypium_hirsutum_v2.1, whole genome shotgun sequence and contains:
- the LOC107924734 gene encoding calmodulin-binding protein 60 B, coding for MQMKYMAREKRGLDSSSGDEGPDRKRPALASVIVEALKVDSLQKLCSSLEPILRRVVSEEVERALAKLGSAKLSAKSSPKWIEGPDGRNLQLHFRSRLSLPLFTGGKVEGEQGTAIHIVLVDANTGHVVTCGPESVAKLDVFVLEGDFNNEDDDNWTEEEFDSHIVKEREGKRPLLTGDLQVMLKDGVGTLGELTFTDNSSWIRSRKFRLGLKVAPGCCDGIRIREAKTEAFTVKDHRGELYKKHYPPALHDEVWRLEKIGKDGSFHKRLNKAGIFTVEDFLRLVIRDSQRLRNILGSGMSNKMWDVLVEHAKTCVLSGKLYVYYPDDVRSVGIVFNSIHELSGLIANGQFYAADSLADNQKVYVDALVKKAYENWMHVIEYDSKSLLGSKEDDSAGPSQANVPMDPQGYPISINQQHTLPTLSVPVPSEQPPIDSSLNVGGYDDSMAARMSMQSQNVHLHAQNQFSGSSFALQNPLVSGSHQVQVPGHDNDPALGPCQSSMPGFHEGGTSHIPTYKGIDDFFSEEEIKMRSNEMLDNEDMQHLLRIFNMGSHCHATPPPPPFNAIEDTHPYPSTYMPTPSLAYGFDNDASRSSGKAVVGWLKLKAALRWGIFIRKKAAERRAHLIELDDS